The following are encoded in a window of Magnetococcales bacterium genomic DNA:
- a CDS encoding putative toxin-antitoxin system toxin component, PIN family, which yields MHVVLDTNVLVAGLRSNQGASYQILRCIGSDGPVVTPIISVPVFLEYEAVLKRQGTFPIPWKEEKIDAVLDLLLAVSERPRLYYLWRPLLPDPGDDMIVEVAVAGKADAIVTFNIRDFVVAKERFGLKVLTPREFLKVLREKRT from the coding sequence ATGCATGTCGTCTTGGATACCAATGTCCTGGTCGCTGGATTACGCTCCAACCAAGGGGCTTCCTACCAGATTCTCCGATGCATCGGTAGTGATGGCCCGGTCGTGACACCGATCATTTCGGTACCGGTGTTTTTGGAATACGAAGCGGTTTTGAAACGTCAGGGAACGTTTCCCATTCCATGGAAAGAGGAAAAAATCGACGCGGTTCTTGATCTTCTTTTGGCCGTGTCGGAGCGTCCCCGACTCTATTATCTTTGGCGACCGCTTCTTCCCGACCCCGGGGATGATATGATCGTGGAGGTTGCCGTGGCTGGAAAGGCGGATGCCATCGTAACCTTCAACATCAGGGACTTTGTCGTGGCAAAAGAAAGATTTGGATTGAAAGTTCTAACGCCTCGTGAGTTTCTCAAAGTACTTCGGGAAAAACGGACATGA